In Synechococcus sp. RS9909, one genomic interval encodes:
- a CDS encoding RNA-binding protein — translation MTIYIGNLSFQAEQEDLLDLFNQYGEVKSASLPLDRETGRKRGFAFVEMNNDSDEQKAIDDLQNVEWMGRMIRVNKATPRERTGGGGGGYGGGGGNRGGGGGGGGYGGGNRW, via the coding sequence ATGACCATCTACATCGGCAATCTCTCCTTCCAGGCGGAGCAGGAGGATCTGCTCGACCTCTTCAACCAGTACGGTGAGGTCAAGAGCGCCAGCCTGCCCCTGGATCGCGAAACCGGCCGCAAGCGCGGCTTCGCTTTCGTTGAGATGAACAACGACAGCGACGAACAGAAAGCGATCGACGATCTCCAGAACGTGGAGTGGATGGGTCGCATGATCCGCGTCAACAAAGCGACCCCGCGCGAGCGCACCGGTGGTGGTGGCGGCGGCTACGGCGGCGGCGGCGGTAACCGTGGCGGCGGCGGCGGCGGCGGTGGCTACGGCGGCGGCAACCGCTGGTGA
- a CDS encoding DEAD/DEAH box helicase: MTQSATHGSELSCSVDLSAATIDETSQASETHTPPDAATDARSGFDGFGFSEALLRTLASKGYQAPSPIQRAAFPELMLGRDLVGQAQTGTGKTAAFALPLLERLQPEGPGPQVLVLAPTRELAMQVAESFKAYAAGHPHLNVLAIYGGSDFRSQIHSLKRGVDVVVGTPGRVMDHMRQGTLNTSHLRSLVLDEADEMLRMGFIDDVEWILDQLPEERQVVLFSATMPAEIRRLSKRYLREPAEITIKTQEKEARRIRQRCITLQNSHKLEALNRVLEAVTGEGVIIFARTKAITLTVSENLEATGHDVAVLNGDVPQNQRERTVERLRKGTVNILVATDVAARGLDVERIGLVINYDMPFDSEAYVHRIGRTGRAGRSGEAILFVTPRERRFVNNLERATGQPIEPMQIPSNAEINQARLDNLRQKLTAVATGDGAERQADEGPLLQELLQRVAQEHSLSMEQLALAALTLAVGDQPLLVQGDESWLQNANRGRTREDRLGSRGGDRGDRGDRRRQERPSRPPEDNMERFRVEVGHRDRVKPGNLVGAIANESGLQGRMIGRIQIFESHTLVDLPKGMPQDVFQSLKHLKVMNRELQIRPFT; this comes from the coding sequence ATGACCCAGAGTGCAACGCACGGCAGCGAGCTGTCGTGTTCGGTGGATCTCAGCGCCGCCACGATCGACGAGACCTCTCAGGCCAGCGAGACCCACACACCCCCGGATGCGGCGACGGACGCCAGGTCGGGCTTTGACGGCTTCGGCTTCAGTGAGGCGCTGCTGCGCACCCTGGCCAGCAAGGGCTATCAGGCCCCTTCACCGATCCAGCGGGCCGCCTTTCCCGAGCTGATGCTGGGCCGGGACCTGGTGGGCCAGGCCCAGACCGGCACCGGCAAGACCGCCGCCTTCGCCCTGCCCCTGCTGGAGAGGCTGCAGCCGGAGGGACCGGGCCCCCAGGTGCTGGTGCTCGCTCCCACGCGGGAACTGGCCATGCAGGTGGCCGAGTCGTTCAAGGCCTATGCGGCCGGCCATCCCCACCTGAATGTGCTGGCGATCTACGGCGGCTCCGATTTCCGCTCCCAGATCCACAGCCTCAAGCGCGGTGTGGATGTGGTGGTGGGCACCCCGGGCCGGGTGATGGATCACATGCGCCAGGGCACGCTCAACACCAGCCATCTGCGCAGCCTCGTGCTCGATGAAGCCGATGAAATGTTGCGCATGGGATTCATCGACGACGTTGAATGGATCCTCGATCAGCTGCCGGAAGAACGCCAGGTGGTGCTCTTTTCGGCCACGATGCCGGCCGAAATTCGTCGCCTATCCAAACGCTACCTGCGCGAACCGGCAGAAATCACGATCAAAACGCAGGAAAAGGAAGCTCGGCGCATCCGCCAACGCTGCATCACGCTGCAGAACAGCCATAAGCTGGAAGCGCTCAACCGCGTGCTGGAGGCGGTCACCGGCGAGGGGGTGATCATTTTTGCCCGCACCAAAGCGATCACCCTCACGGTGTCGGAAAACCTGGAGGCGACCGGTCATGACGTGGCCGTCCTCAACGGTGATGTGCCCCAGAACCAACGGGAGCGCACGGTGGAGCGCCTTCGCAAAGGCACAGTGAACATCCTGGTGGCCACGGATGTGGCAGCGCGGGGCCTGGATGTGGAGCGCATCGGCCTCGTGATCAATTACGACATGCCCTTCGACAGTGAGGCCTATGTGCACCGGATCGGTCGCACCGGCCGGGCCGGTCGCAGCGGCGAAGCGATTCTGTTTGTCACCCCCAGGGAGCGCCGGTTCGTTAACAACCTGGAGCGGGCGACCGGGCAACCGATCGAGCCGATGCAGATCCCGAGCAATGCCGAGATCAATCAGGCCCGGCTCGACAACCTGCGCCAGAAACTGACGGCTGTGGCCACCGGAGATGGCGCTGAGCGCCAGGCGGATGAAGGCCCCCTCCTGCAGGAACTGCTGCAGCGCGTCGCCCAGGAGCACAGCCTGAGCATGGAGCAACTCGCCCTGGCCGCCCTCACCCTGGCGGTGGGCGATCAGCCGCTGCTCGTGCAGGGCGATGAAAGCTGGCTGCAAAACGCCAACCGCGGTCGCACACGCGAGGATCGCCTCGGCAGCCGTGGCGGCGACCGCGGCGACCGCGGCGACCGACGTCGCCAGGAGCGCCCCTCCCGACCACCCGAAGACAACATGGAGCGATTCCGTGTCGAGGTGGGCCATCGCGACCGGGTCAAACCGGGCAACCTGGTGGGGGCGATCGCCAATGAATCCGGTCTGCAGGGGCGGATGATCGGCCGCATCCAGATCTTCGAATCCCACACCCTGGTGGACCTGCCCAAAGGGATGCCCCAGGATGTGTTTCAGTCCCTGAAACACCTGAAGGTGATGAACAGGGAACTGCAGATCCGTCCCTTCACCTGA
- a CDS encoding phosphomannose isomerase type II C-terminal cupin domain, protein MNLQPGPRVERPWGWYEDLLEGPGYKLKRLWIRDGQRLSLQRHQHRSENWTVAAGRGELFCEGHWHPATPGATLHIPCGAIHRARAGQGDLLIIEVQHGTDLRESDIERLEDDFGRVIG, encoded by the coding sequence GTGAACCTGCAGCCTGGCCCACGGGTCGAGCGGCCCTGGGGCTGGTATGAGGATTTACTCGAAGGCCCCGGCTACAAGCTCAAGCGGCTCTGGATCCGCGATGGGCAACGCCTGAGCCTGCAACGGCATCAGCACCGCAGTGAGAACTGGACGGTGGCGGCCGGCCGGGGCGAGCTCTTCTGCGAGGGCCACTGGCATCCAGCAACCCCGGGCGCGACCCTGCACATCCCCTGCGGCGCCATCCATCGTGCCCGCGCCGGCCAGGGCGATCTCCTGATCATCGAAGTGCAACACGGCACAGATCTGCGTGAAAGCGATATCGAACGCCTGGAAGATGACTTTGGTCGGGTGATAGGTTGA
- a CDS encoding exodeoxyribonuclease V subunit alpha, whose protein sequence is MTHPIPAMAERSRSNPVASEASLALAQGMLSTLRRLVPPRRDSPHLDAVVLALVEALASGASHGVVAAEQLEAVEASGWLDGPDAPLVREGTRLGFRRWQQGMAQLVEVLLQRCAPDRLPPPAAVDLDLLNGLNQEQREAVAAIGRHRVVLLSGGPGTGKTSTVVRMLAQALQHQADLRIGLAAPTGKAAARLQEAIRSGLPQLPLPLQERLGQLPCATLHRWLQARPGGYGRHRHRPLPLDLLVVDELSMVDLAMATALLEALAANAQLILVGDAAQLPPIGVGAVWSHLQQPAQRQRFGSAAVELHRVYRNRGALAHLSAVLLQEGMEAFWEAAAPDRLGAALAETNVELQRADRRTIPSVVIEALQEQRQQLRAALQSVQPEPGDSGAFDAEAEAAEAVLQSLDSLQVLCPRRRGPWGVEAVHRALLPAGGVQEWPIGVPVLCAENQDELGLANGDRGLTVGLGEQRRLLFRSVDARGEAQLRLFHPARLKRLEPALALTVHKAQGSEADRVLVLWPDTMSEMPHDTTTALLYTAITRARQRLLLLRATDPAKLGPPITATS, encoded by the coding sequence ATGACCCATCCCATTCCCGCCATGGCTGAACGCAGCCGCTCCAACCCAGTCGCCAGCGAGGCCTCCCTGGCCCTGGCGCAGGGCATGCTGTCCACCCTGCGCCGCCTCGTGCCACCGCGCCGGGATTCGCCCCACCTCGATGCCGTGGTGCTCGCCCTGGTTGAGGCCCTGGCGAGCGGTGCCAGCCATGGCGTTGTTGCCGCCGAGCAGCTCGAAGCGGTGGAGGCGAGCGGCTGGCTGGATGGGCCCGACGCCCCCCTGGTGCGGGAGGGCACCAGGCTCGGCTTCCGCCGTTGGCAGCAGGGCATGGCGCAATTGGTGGAGGTCCTGCTGCAGCGCTGCGCCCCAGATCGGTTGCCCCCACCCGCCGCTGTGGATCTCGACCTCCTGAACGGGCTGAATCAGGAGCAGCGCGAGGCGGTCGCGGCGATCGGGCGCCATCGGGTCGTGTTGCTCAGCGGGGGGCCGGGCACCGGAAAAACGAGCACGGTGGTGCGCATGCTCGCCCAGGCTCTGCAGCACCAGGCGGACCTGCGGATCGGCCTCGCGGCCCCCACCGGAAAAGCGGCGGCGCGGTTGCAGGAGGCGATCCGCTCCGGCCTGCCCCAGCTGCCGCTGCCCCTGCAGGAGCGCCTCGGGCAACTGCCCTGCGCCACCCTGCATCGCTGGTTGCAAGCCAGGCCTGGCGGCTACGGCCGCCATCGCCACCGGCCCCTGCCTCTCGATCTGCTGGTGGTGGATGAGCTCTCCATGGTGGACCTGGCCATGGCCACAGCCCTGCTGGAGGCCTTAGCCGCGAACGCCCAGCTGATCCTGGTGGGTGATGCCGCCCAGCTGCCCCCGATCGGCGTGGGCGCGGTCTGGAGCCACCTGCAACAGCCGGCTCAGCGGCAACGCTTCGGCAGCGCCGCGGTGGAGCTGCATCGGGTGTATCGCAACCGCGGCGCCCTGGCCCACCTCAGCGCCGTGCTGCTTCAGGAGGGCATGGAGGCGTTCTGGGAAGCGGCAGCGCCTGATCGACTCGGCGCGGCCCTTGCCGAAACCAACGTTGAGCTGCAGCGGGCTGATCGGCGCACCATCCCATCGGTGGTGATCGAGGCGTTGCAGGAGCAACGGCAACAGCTGCGCGCTGCCTTGCAGAGCGTCCAACCGGAACCGGGAGACAGCGGTGCCTTCGATGCTGAAGCCGAAGCCGCAGAGGCAGTGTTGCAGAGCCTGGACAGCCTGCAGGTGCTCTGCCCCCGGCGGCGCGGGCCCTGGGGGGTGGAGGCGGTGCATCGCGCGCTGCTGCCCGCCGGGGGCGTTCAGGAATGGCCCATCGGCGTACCCGTGCTCTGCGCCGAGAACCAGGATGAGCTGGGGCTGGCCAATGGCGACCGGGGCCTGACGGTGGGGCTGGGCGAGCAGCGCCGCCTGCTATTCCGCTCCGTCGATGCCAGGGGTGAAGCGCAGCTTCGTCTGTTCCACCCGGCACGCCTGAAGCGCCTCGAACCCGCCCTGGCACTCACCGTGCACAAGGCCCAGGGCAGCGAAGCCGATCGGGTGTTGGTGCTCTGGCCCGACACGATGTCTGAAATGCCACATGACACCACCACGGCGCTGCTCTACACCGCGATCACCCGGGCCCGCCAACGACTGCTGCTGCTCCGCGCGACGGATCCCGCCAAGCTGGGACCACCGATCACAGCGACATCGTGA
- a CDS encoding UvrD-helicase domain-containing protein has translation MRRFEHNAYPLDPGVRLLEASAGTGKTFALAHLVLRLITERDLDLNQLLVVTFTDAAAAELRDRIGRRLEQALQGLLAIQTPEDSAAAQCGAAQQEADPVLRDWLARQGQEAGRCRELASRLLSALESLERADITTIHGFCRRTLQRQALQSGQAMDPALESDSDRLCREVAHDYWQQQVLQLEPGDLRGLQAAGLSAEALSQALVRLDGDSGVALDPGPDAPDPEQNLREQFEHWRPKRWQHFVEAWRQEGEALENAFRVAAADWRSRAGLKKTGDYSPKPRKQRQQLLHAWVQQQEVCPAAPHYGTVRAQELLGGYFHPGHFSRVARQAGDTTASLPSPALMTAIADLWDGPAEQVWRHALPWGLAALRQRRERRGVIGFSGLLDALDPATQPPDQQQAVVEALRRRYRVALIDEFQDTDPLQWRLLRSVFVGSEAHLLLMVGDPKQAIYRFRGGDLNTYRRARERADRIDALLVNFRTTAPLMQALNRFMAPGLRHSQLEVPALEARSSAEPLSENGSEGPLQLLDLTADGNACSKTALDEQLPRIVAQIAVDLLHRQPSLQPGDLCILVSKHRQAEAMRRQLAASGLPSRLVSQGDVLATAAAEALQRLLDSLANPADGARLRLLACSALMQWSAAELKAAEDNGQLDRLAQRIDALAAQWDHLGLLGCLAQVMESNTVASLSERGRFGGDLQQSARLVQDAVHRLGLDLASAADWLRRQRLQPLEALPEERQPHSDTAQSAIAVVTVHRSKGLEYPVVICPYLWQEPAPAQGPLWRHHGRWLVALNRDWGAGAAMAAHEDGETRAEAERLAYVAMTRAVRQLILINAQASGQEAGPLQGWLQARPEGLHPLLLPPETPRRRWQRTVQSQELQLGAVPRRPLDRLWGRSSYSAWSANASDPHRQEEGRDRDPEAELDAAAESLPAEESANGPLCEFPRGPAAGDCLHRILERVGFDTLAEDATSRDAIEQELRRAGLAPDWVGAVQQGLQRLLMAPLGGALGRLRLQQLNADRRRHELNFDLPVAHDGEAVLARNLAVAFCVQAEARFGGDYAARIAQLTIHSRGYLTGSIDLVFCDDPDPQSGRWWVADWKSNWLGQRDPASQALACGPSHYHPKALEREMVHHHYPLQAHLYLVALHRFLRWRLPDYAPERHLGGYVYVFLRGLPEVQGTDLHDTNVLDGNATPGVLVETAPVQRILALDRVLNGGQP, from the coding sequence ATGAGACGGTTCGAGCACAACGCCTATCCGCTCGATCCCGGTGTGCGCCTGCTTGAAGCGAGTGCTGGCACCGGAAAAACCTTCGCCCTCGCCCACCTGGTGCTGCGCCTGATCACCGAACGCGACCTGGATCTCAACCAACTGCTGGTGGTCACCTTCACCGATGCGGCGGCAGCGGAATTGCGCGACCGCATCGGCCGGCGCCTGGAGCAGGCCCTCCAGGGCCTGCTCGCGATCCAGACCCCTGAGGATTCAGCAGCTGCGCAGTGCGGCGCTGCGCAGCAAGAAGCTGATCCGGTGCTGCGCGACTGGTTGGCACGCCAGGGCCAGGAGGCCGGCCGTTGCCGCGAGCTCGCCAGTCGTCTGCTCAGCGCCCTGGAAAGCCTCGAGCGGGCCGACATCACCACCATCCATGGCTTCTGCCGTCGCACCCTGCAGCGTCAGGCCCTGCAGAGCGGCCAGGCAATGGACCCGGCCCTAGAGAGCGACAGCGACCGGCTGTGCCGGGAGGTGGCTCATGATTACTGGCAGCAGCAGGTGCTGCAGCTTGAACCTGGAGACCTGCGCGGCCTGCAGGCAGCCGGACTCTCCGCCGAGGCCCTCAGCCAAGCCCTGGTGCGCCTGGATGGCGACAGCGGCGTTGCCCTCGATCCCGGCCCCGACGCCCCCGACCCGGAGCAGAACCTTCGCGAACAGTTCGAGCACTGGCGACCGAAACGCTGGCAACACTTCGTCGAGGCCTGGCGGCAGGAAGGGGAAGCGCTCGAGAACGCCTTCCGCGTTGCCGCCGCCGACTGGCGCAGCCGTGCCGGCCTCAAAAAAACCGGCGATTACAGCCCGAAACCGCGCAAGCAACGCCAGCAACTGCTCCATGCCTGGGTGCAGCAGCAGGAGGTCTGCCCCGCCGCCCCCCACTACGGCACCGTGCGCGCCCAGGAGCTGCTCGGTGGTTACTTCCACCCGGGCCATTTCAGCCGCGTGGCGCGCCAGGCCGGAGACACCACCGCCAGCCTGCCCAGCCCTGCGCTGATGACGGCGATTGCCGATCTGTGGGATGGACCGGCCGAGCAGGTCTGGCGTCATGCCCTGCCGTGGGGATTGGCGGCCCTCCGCCAACGGCGCGAACGGCGCGGCGTGATCGGTTTCTCCGGGCTGCTCGATGCCCTCGATCCAGCCACCCAGCCGCCGGACCAGCAGCAGGCGGTGGTCGAAGCGCTGCGCCGGCGTTACCGGGTCGCCCTGATCGATGAATTCCAGGACACCGATCCGCTGCAATGGCGGTTGCTGCGCAGCGTGTTCGTGGGCAGCGAGGCGCACCTGCTGTTGATGGTGGGCGATCCGAAACAGGCGATCTACCGCTTCCGCGGCGGCGACCTGAACACCTATCGCCGGGCGCGCGAGCGGGCCGATCGCATCGACGCCCTGCTCGTCAACTTCCGGACCACCGCCCCGCTGATGCAGGCCCTGAACCGCTTCATGGCCCCAGGGCTGCGTCACTCTCAGCTGGAGGTGCCGGCGCTGGAGGCCAGAAGCAGCGCCGAACCCCTCAGCGAGAACGGCTCAGAAGGCCCCCTGCAGCTGCTCGACCTGACGGCGGACGGGAACGCCTGCAGCAAAACCGCCCTGGACGAGCAACTGCCCAGGATCGTGGCGCAGATCGCCGTTGACCTCCTGCACAGGCAGCCGTCGCTCCAGCCCGGTGATCTCTGCATCCTGGTGAGCAAACACCGCCAGGCCGAAGCGATGCGCCGCCAGCTTGCGGCCAGCGGCCTACCCAGCCGTCTGGTGAGCCAGGGTGATGTGCTGGCCACAGCGGCAGCGGAGGCGCTGCAACGCTTGCTCGACAGCCTGGCCAACCCTGCCGATGGCGCCCGCCTGCGGCTGCTTGCCTGCTCCGCCCTGATGCAGTGGTCAGCGGCGGAGCTGAAGGCAGCGGAAGACAACGGCCAGCTGGATCGCCTGGCCCAACGCATCGACGCCCTGGCGGCCCAGTGGGACCATCTCGGCCTGCTCGGCTGTCTCGCCCAGGTGATGGAAAGCAACACCGTCGCCAGCCTCTCGGAGCGGGGGCGCTTTGGGGGTGATCTGCAACAGAGCGCCCGCCTGGTGCAGGACGCCGTGCATCGCCTGGGACTGGATCTCGCCAGCGCCGCCGACTGGTTGCGGCGCCAACGCCTGCAACCGCTGGAGGCGTTACCGGAGGAACGCCAACCCCACAGCGACACGGCCCAAAGCGCCATTGCCGTGGTCACCGTGCACCGCAGCAAAGGCCTGGAATATCCGGTGGTGATCTGCCCCTATCTCTGGCAGGAACCGGCGCCGGCCCAGGGACCGCTCTGGCGCCATCACGGCCGCTGGCTGGTGGCCCTCAACCGCGACTGGGGTGCGGGAGCGGCGATGGCAGCCCATGAAGACGGCGAGACCCGCGCCGAAGCGGAACGACTCGCCTATGTGGCGATGACCCGGGCCGTGCGCCAGCTGATCCTGATCAACGCCCAGGCGAGCGGCCAGGAAGCAGGCCCCCTTCAGGGGTGGCTGCAAGCCAGGCCTGAAGGTCTCCATCCGCTGCTGCTCCCACCGGAGACGCCGCGGCGCCGCTGGCAGCGCACGGTCCAGAGCCAGGAGCTGCAGCTGGGAGCTGTGCCGCGGCGCCCCTTGGACCGCCTCTGGGGGCGGAGCAGCTATTCCGCCTGGAGCGCCAACGCGTCGGATCCCCATCGCCAGGAGGAGGGCCGAGACCGGGACCCGGAGGCTGAACTCGATGCTGCAGCAGAGTCCCTGCCGGCGGAGGAGAGCGCTAACGGGCCCCTCTGCGAGTTCCCGCGCGGGCCGGCTGCCGGCGACTGCCTCCACCGCATTCTCGAGCGGGTTGGCTTTGACACGCTTGCGGAGGATGCAACCAGTCGCGACGCGATCGAGCAAGAACTGCGCCGGGCCGGATTGGCGCCGGATTGGGTTGGAGCAGTGCAGCAAGGGCTGCAGCGGCTGCTCATGGCACCGCTGGGGGGCGCCCTGGGCCGGCTCCGTCTCCAGCAGCTCAACGCCGACCGCCGCCGCCATGAACTGAACTTCGATTTACCCGTAGCCCACGACGGCGAGGCGGTGTTGGCCCGTAACCTCGCTGTAGCCTTCTGCGTACAAGCCGAGGCGCGCTTCGGGGGCGATTACGCCGCCCGGATCGCCCAGCTGACCATCCACAGCCGCGGCTATCTCACCGGCTCCATCGATCTGGTGTTCTGCGATGACCCCGATCCCCAGTCAGGCCGTTGGTGGGTGGCGGACTGGAAAAGCAACTGGCTGGGGCAGCGTGATCCAGCGAGTCAGGCCTTGGCCTGTGGACCCAGCCACTACCACCCCAAAGCTCTGGAGCGGGAGATGGTGCACCACCACTACCCCCTGCAGGCCCACCTCTACCTGGTGGCGCTGCATCGCTTTCTGCGCTGGCGCCTGCCTGACTACGCCCCCGAACGCCATCTCGGCGGTTATGTCTACGTCTTTCTGCGTGGCCTTCCCGAGGTCCAAGGCACAGACCTCCACGACACCAACGTCCTGGACGGCAACGCCACCCCGGGGGTGCTGGTGGAGACGGCGCCGGTGCAGCGAATTCTGGCCCTGGATCGCGTGCTCAACGGGGGGCAGCCATGA